The segment TTATTAGTGCTTATGTTAGAAATGAGCCATGCACGGTGAATTCCACGATTTTGAAAACCGTGGTCAAGGGGTCAGTCATTAAAGTTATCGGTGAAACCGACGGTTGGTATAAAGTGGAATTGGCTGACGGAACAGTTGGTTGGGTTGGGCAAGTTTTGATGCAAATTACAAGCAAGGCTCTGACAAACACCTCGGGAACAACAAGCGGAACTTCTGGCAGCTCGGCCTCTACGGCAAGTTTGGCGAAATATTTGGGATATATTTTCTTGGCCGTGGAAAAACATGGCGAGGCATACTACTATTATCCGGTAAATCAAAAAGGATATTACCTGGGGAGGCCGGCCGATGCGTTTAATGTGATGCGGACGTTGGGACTCGGCGCCACACACGAATTTATCCAGAACACAACTTATTTCCCATCGCACGTTGTCGGAAGAATTTTACTTGACGTCCAATCGCACGGCGAAGCTTACTACATTTATCCAAAAGACAGAAAAAAATATTATCTTGGCCGGCCGGATGACGCGTTTAGAATTATGAGAGAGTTAGGTTTAGGGATTAGCAATACGAACTTGACGGCGCTGCCGCTCGCGCAATAAAATTATACCCCGGATTAATTTCCGGGGTTTTGGTATAAATTTATCAAGAAGGGGGTGAATTTATGAATTGGAAAAAAGCCATTGGTTTTGGCGCTCTTCTTTGGGTGCTAATGTTTGTCATAGTTTGTATTTTTATTGGTTTTAAAGTTCCTGAATCAACTTGGCTAAACATTGGATACGCTATTATTGCCGGCATTATCTCTTTCATTTTGGCTGGTTACGTTAAGCCAAAAAGTTATGGTTTAGCTTTGGGTTACGGCATTTCATGGCTCGTGGTTGGCGTGATTTTGGATGCCATTGTCACGATGCGATTTAACCCGGCGATTTTTTCTTCCTGGACGCTTTGGCTCGGCTATGGTCTTGCTATCGTAGCGATTCTTTTGCGGGTTAAAAAAGTTCCGACAATGATCGCACCGCCTCCACCACCGCAAGTGTAAAATATATTTAGTCGCGACTAAATACTCGCCCAAAGGCGGGTATTTTGTTTGCGGAAATTTTTTATTTATGATAGGACAGATTAAAGCCCTGGGCGAATAGGCGCCTAGCGGTTACAAGAGGGAGGGCGTGATGGAGGAGAGGAAAGTCGGCTGGGGAGACCGGGTATTAAAACCGATCGTCAAGCGAATCCCATCCTGGATCAAGCCCAATCACTTGACCTACGTTCGCGCTGCGATGGTTGCGCCCGTGGTCGCCTGCCTTTGGTATGGCTTGAACATTCTAGCGGTGGTTTTTCTTTCTGTAGCCGTGTTGCTGGACGCGTTGGACGGCGCCATGGCACGAATCCGAAATCACCAGACTTCAAATGGCGAGTGGCTCGACGCTTACGCTGACAAGCTGCTTATCGTTGGATTGCTTCTGAGCTATGGCTGGGATCACTTCCCGCCAGTGCTCATCTGGCTCGTCTTCACGGTTGAAATTGTCCTTTGCCTTGGCCGGCCAATTAAAATCCAGCTCGGCAAATCGGGCAAGGCCAACGTTTTCGGCAAGATCAAGATGTGGCTACAGAGCGCGGCTGTCATTGGACTTGCGGCGCATGCCGACTGGACGCTTGTCGTTGCCAACGTCGCTCTTTGGGCGGCGCTTGGTTTCGCCGCGTTGAGTCTCGCTGGCCACATTTGGGACATTGCCGCATGAAGTCAGTTAGCCGCTGGGCAAGGAGAACCTGGGCGGTTCATCCCGTATTTTGTCCTCGGACAGGGTACGGGATTTTTTTATTTATTAATCTGTGGTAAAATAACAATAAGAGAATTTAGCTAAATTCTATAATATTTAATTGAGAATTTTATGGGCAAAAACACATTCATGAAGGGTGCGCTCCTCGGGGCCCTTATTGGCACGGCTGTCGCACTTTTCACAACTAAAAAAACCGGTAAACAAAGGCAGGAAGAATTTAAAAAAGCGCACCCGGAACTTTCCGCTAAAATTTTAGAAGCGGTTGGAAAAATGAAAGTGATGAGTAAAGAAAAGTATGATGAAATTGTGGAAAAGGCGGTTATGGAATATGGCAAAAGAAAGAATTTGGCAAAGACCCAAGTTGCGGCAGTTATAAAAGATCTGAAGGCAAAGTGGAGCGACGTCAAAAAACAGTTGAAGTAATTTTAAAAAGTAAGTCTGGGATTTAACCGGGCTTATTTTTTTATTTTTTTAATATTTTTAGCGGAAACAAACTTCCCCCTTGACTTCAGCGGGGATTGACAAAAATGGTAAAAAGATATAAGCTTTAAACATAAATTAGGCTAAAACAAAGCTTCATTTTGAATTTTCGGGAAATTTATTTTATGAAGATAAAAGATAAGACAAAGTATAGAATATTGGAAATTATTCCAGGCGCACTCGTCTGGGTTACTTTTATTTTGGCAATTTTACTTTCTTTCTGGAAGCCGCTTTGGGTAATTTATTTTGTCATAGTTTTTTGTATTTATTGGCTTTTTCGCGTGCTTTATTTTGTTTTCTACATGGCGATTTCTTGGCGGCGTTTTAAAAAAGACGTGGGAACAAACTGGCGGGAAAAAGTTCAAAAATTGCCAGACTGGCAGAATTATTATCATCTAATAGTTTTACCGACGTCCAAAGAACCGATTGAGGTTTTGCGTTCCACTTTTGAAAATTTGGAAAACTCACATTATGCTTTGGATAAAATGATTGTGGTTTTTTCCGGAGAAGAAAGAAATAAAGAAATTTTTTCGCAGAATGCTGAAATAATTAAAAAAGAATTCGGCGATAAATTTTATCAGTTGCTTATTACCATGCACCCGGATAATTTGGTTGGAGAAATCAAGGGTAAGGGGGCAAACGCGCACTGGGCTGGATTTAAAGCCAAGGAATTGATTGATGAACTTAAAATTCCTTACGAAAAAATTGTTGTCTCTTATTTTGACAGCGATACCTGCGTACATCCAGAATACTTTGCTTGCTTGGCGTATAAATATATTACTCATCCTAAACGTGAGCACGCGGCTTTTCAGCCGGTGGCGCTTTATAATAACAATATTTGGGACTCAATGTCTCTGATGCGCGTCGCGGCCTTTGGTACAACCTTTTGGCTTTTAACTGAACTCGCGAAACCCGATAGACTTTTTACTTTTTCTTCGCACAGCATTGCCTTCAAGGCGCTTGTTGATGTTGATTTTTGGCAGAAAGATGTTGTGACCGACGACTCAAGAATTTTTTTGCAATGTTTCATCCGTTATGGCGGAGATTTTGAAGTGGTGCCGATGTATGTCCCTGTTTCCATGGATACGGTTATGGCAGAAACGCCTTGGCGGAGCTTAGTTAATCTTTATAAACAGCAGCGGCGTTGGGCTTGGGGAGTGGAGCATTTTCCTTACATGGTTTGGCATTTTTCCCGCGGAACTTTAAAAACCGACAAGGGAGAAATTTCGGTTCCTAGAATTCCTTTTTGGAAAAGAGTTAAATATCTCTGGAATTTAGGAGAGGGAATGTATTCCTGGGCAACCGCGCCGATCTTGATGTTTGTTTTAAGTAAATTACCGCTTTGGGTCGGAAAAGATGAAATTGGAACGACGGCATTTTTTCAAACCGCACCTCTTGTTTTAAAGTGGCTTTTGACCGCGGCAATGCTGGGCATGGTTGTTTCGGCAATTTTATTTTTATTTTTATTGCCGCCTCGACCAAAAAACCAAAGCCCGTTTAAATTTGTCATTATGCTTGTGCAGTGGGCATTGCTTCCGGTGTCTTTAATTTTGTTTGGCGCAATTCCGGCTGTTGAAGCGCAGACAAGATTGATGCTCGGAAAGTATTTGGGTTTTTGGGTAACGGAAAAAGCGAGAAAGTAATTATGAAAGTTTCTATAAATTTAGTAACCTGGAACGGGAAAAAGTATTTACCACATTGCCTGGATTCGATTGCTAAACAAACTTTCCGCGATTTTTCATTATTTATTTTGGACAATGGTTCAACTGACGGCACAGTAGAATATTTGAAAAATTCCTTATTGCCCGTTACCAACTGTCGACTGGAGTTTAATGAAGAAAATATCGGGTTTGCCGCCGGCCACAACCAGGCGATCCGCACGACAGAGGGTGATTATGTTTTAATGTTGAATCAGGATATAATTTTGGAGCCAAATTTTTTGGAAGAAATAATTAAATTTTTAGATAATAATAAAGAGGTGGCGGCTGTAACAGGAAAACTTTTGTATTGGGATTTTGCCAATAACCAAAAAACAGATTTGATTGATTCTGTCGGCATAAAAATTTTTAAAAATCATCGGGCGATTGAACTTGGGGCAGGGGAAATGGATTTGGAAGAATGGAGCGCGCCGCGGGAAGTGTTTGGTATATCTGGGGCAGCACCAGTTTATCGGAGGTCGGCTCTGAGCGAAGTGGCAATTAACGGTGAAATTTTTGATGAAGATTTTTTTAGTTATAAAGAAGATCTGGATCTTGCATATCGATTGCGGCTTGCCGGTTTTAAAGCGTGGTTAATACCCACGGCCAGAGGCTACCATGACAGATCCGCGAGGAGCATAGCTAAAACAGATTTTGCAGTAGTAAAAGCGCGAAAAAGTAAATCGTCTTTTGTTAATTATCACTCCTATAAAAATCATTTGTTTTTTCTTCTGAAAGATGTCCCGGTGGGAGTGTGGTGGCGCTACGGTTATCTAATAAAATGGTATGAATTTAAAAAATTTATTTATCTTTTAATTTTTGAAACGAGAACACTTGGGAGTTTGGGGGAGTTTTTCAAGAAATTTTCCAGGATGTGGAAAAAAAGAAAATGGATTATGAAAAATAAAAAGGCGGATATGGCGGAAATAAAAAAATGGTTTTCTTAAAATATGGACTTATCAATCATCATTTTAAATTACAAAGCGCGAGGACTCCTAAAGGAATGTCTAAAGGGCATTGAAATGGTTCAGCCGAAATTGGATTATGAAATTATTGTGGTTGATAATGCCTCGGGCGATGGAACAGCCGCGATGATGCGCGAAAATTTTCCGGATATTAATTTTATCTCTTCGGAAGAAAATTTGGGGTATGCCAAGGGAAATAATTTGGGAATACAAAAGGCAAGCGGTCGTTATGTGATGATTATGAATCCGGATATTATTGTTTTTTCCGGTGTTCTTGAAAAATTAATCCAGTTTTTAGACGAGAGGCAGGACGTGGGAATTGTCGGACCGAAACTCTTAAATCCAGACAAATCATTGCAATATTCTTGTTATCGTTTTCCAGATTTTTGGGAACCGGTTTACCGCCGAACGCCGCTCGGCCGGTTTAATTTTGCTAAAAAGAAACTGGATCAATATTTTATGAAAGATTTTGATCATAATTCCGCGAAAGAAGTTGATTGGCTTTTAGGCGGTTGTCTTTTAATCCGGCGCAAGGCTCTGGAAGATGTTGGTTTTTTGGATGAAAGATATTTTGCTTATTTTGATGATGTTGATTTATGCAGAAGTATGTGGGAGAAAAAATGGAAGGTGGTTTATGATCCAGAAATTTCCGTGATTCATTTCCATCGTCGCGAATCAGCCGAAGGAAATTGGTGGAGCGCAATTTTTAAAAAAGTTACAAGAATCCATTTGGCAAGCTGGCTGAAATATTTTAAAAAATGGGGGAGAAAAACAACAGCAACGGAAAGATAAAAAATAATTGTAAAATTTATGAATTTTAGGGGGACCAATTTTTTGGATATTGTTCGTCCGGCCAGGGCGGAGCGGCGGCGGGCAATTTTGTTTATTAAAATTTTACTTTACTCTTTTGTTGCGGTAGTGGCCGTGAGTTTAATTTTAGTTGGTATTTATTTTGGAACCGCTCGCAAAGTTTACAGCTTGTCGGATCAAGGAAAACAAAATTTAGAATTGGCTTCAAATGAAATTTCTGCGTTGAATTTAGCAAAAGCTGGGATGTATTTAGCGGAGGCGGAAAGTAATTTTAGCGAAGCCGCGGGAAGCTTTAATAAATTAAAATTTTTGAGTAAAATTCCTTGGGTTGGAAATCAGTATGATGCCGCTTCGGGTTTGCTTCAGTCGGGAATCCAGACCTCGTCAGCTCTTCGCGATCTTGTAGGTGTGGCAGAAGAAATTATAAGTGTCATGGGAGACGCGGAAGCGTTGGTGCAGGGAATTCCATCAATTTCCAGCGAAACAAGTTTCGCGGAAATTAGCCCGGAAAAAAAGCGCGAGCTTTTACAAAAACTCTTTGAGTCGCCGCCACGCCTTCAGGGAGCAAAAGCAAAAATAGATTTGGCGTTGCTCGCGCTCGACCAAATTAACGAAGATGATGTTGCGGGTCAGATTTTAAAAATTTTAGCGCCGGTGAGAGAAGCTTTGTTAAAAGTTCAAGGAATACTTGTTAAAGCAATTCCCGCGGCGGAAATTTTGCCAAAAATTGCCGGTTATCCGGAAGGTAAAACTTATCTTTTTCTTTTGCAAAATAGTGACGAACTCCGGCCGACAGGCGGATTTATTGGGACTTACGGAATTGTAAAGGTAAAAGACGGCAATGTGGAAATATTTGATACGGACAATGTTTATGCTCTAGACGGGGCAGCGGCAAGCTATTTGCGAATTACGCCTCCCGCTCCAATTATAAAATATTTAAGAGTTAATGCATGGTTTTTGCGCGACTCAAATTGGTCGCCGGATTTTCCGACCGCGGCGGCGCAAGCTGAATGGTTTTATAAGGCCGAAGGCGGCAGGGAGAAAAAAATTGATGCCGTGATTGCTGTTACGCCGACTTTTATTGAAAATATTTTGCGCCAGATCGGCAATATTGAAATGGACGGAGAAACTTTCACCCCGGAAAATTTGATGGATGTTCTTCAATATAAAGTGGAAAAAGAATATTATGAAAAAGGAATTCCGGAAATTCAAAGGAAAGACATCGTTGGTGATTTAGGAGAAAAGATTTTTGATCGTCTAACAAGTCTTCCGTCATCGCGTTGGTCAAGTCTTTTTAAAGTTGCCGACCAAGCCTTAATCGAAAAACATCTTCTTATTTGGAGTGAGGATCAAGAATTACAATCAATCATTGTCCGCGAAGGTTGGAGCGGAAAAATTTTGGAAACAAGCGGAGACTATCTCTCGGTTATTGATGCAAATTTAGCTGCCTACAAAACCGATGGTGTAATGGATAAAAAAATAAATTATTCTTTGTCAAATGATTCGTCGGGAAATCTTCGCGCTAAAGTAGAAATTAATTACAGAAACAACGGCTCATTCACTTGGAAAACTACGCGCTATAGAACTTACACTAGAATTTATGTTCCGGAAGGGAGTGTTTTAATTGGTGGCAGCGGCATGCTGGAGAATGATAAAATTTTTAATCCGTCTGGACGACCGGGAAAAATTGATGTTGGAGAGGAGGCGGGAAAAACTTATTTTGGCGCTTTCATTTCTATTGAACCGGGAAAAGAGGGAACACTAAGTTTTGAATACGCTTTGCCGGAAAAAATTAATGATCAAGTTAATCAGGGGCTGTATAAATTATTAGTTCAAAAACAATCCGGCACTATCGCTCATCCCTTGACTTTAAACCTTAATTTTGGTAAAAATATTAAACAAGCCAGTCCGGCGGAAGAGCAGAAAAATTGGGGAGATGCGGTATACAAATTACAGACTAATTTAAGAGAAGATAAAACAATTGAAGTCGGATTTTAAATAAGAGATTTATGCTTCGTAAGAAAATCGGCATTGACCTTGGAACAACAAACGTCCTGGTTCATGTTCCAAGAAGGGGAATTATTATTAACGAGCCGTCGGTTGTCGCGCTTTCTGTTTCTGATAGAAAAATTTTGGCTGTTGGCCATGAAGCAAAAGAAATGCTCGGTCGCACCCCAGAGACGATTGTCGCGCGCCGTCCGCTGAAAGACGGCGTGATTGCCGATTACAAAACAACGGAGACCATGCTTAGATATTTTATTAATAAAGCTTTGGGTGGCATGCGACTTTTCCGCCCGGAAGTAATGGTGGCTGTACCAGCGGGAATTACCTCCACGGAAAAAAGAGCGGTAATTGACGCGACGATTACGGCCGGAGCCAAGGCGGCATATGTTATTAAAGAGCCGGTGGTAGCCGCGATCGGCGCTAATATTCCAATCGGCAGCGCCTCGGGCCACATGATTATTGATATCGGCGGCGGCACGTCGGAAATGGCCGTGATTTCTCTCGGCGGGATTGTTTCTTCCGCGTCAGTTCGAATTGGCGGAAATAAATTGGATATGGCTCTAGCTGAGTTTGTCCGCCGAAAATACGGTTTGGCCATTGGCGAGAGAACGGCCGAGCAAATTAAAATAGAAATTGGTTCAGCTCTGTATCTTGAAGATAAATTAAGAATGGAAGTGCGCGGCAGAGATATGATTACGGGTTTGCCGCGAACGATTATTGTTACTTCCGATGACGTGACTGATGCTTTGGGAAACGAGCTAGAAGGCATTATTGCCGCGGTTAAAGAAGTTTTATATAACACTCCGCCAGAACTTTCTGCCGACGTGATTGACAAGGGGATTGTTCTTTCCGGCGGGACAGCGCTTCTTAGAAATCTTGATCAATTAATTTCCCAGGCGACTGGAATTCCTACTTACGTGGCAAATGATCCTTTGCTTTGCGTGGCAAAAGGAACAGGTATTGCCTTGGAAAATTTGGAATCTTACAAGAAGAGTATTTTGGCGACGAAGTAAAAATAATATTTACACATGACGATTGGTATCGACGCCTCGCGCGCCAATAAAATCGAAAAAACCGGTACTGAGTGGTATTCTTATCATTTAATCCAGGAATTAAAAAAAATTACTGATCAAAAAGATCAGTTTATTTTGTATTCGCGGGAAAAATTGAGAAGTGAGTTGGGAGAATTGCCATCAAACTGGCAGAACCGTGTTTTAAATTGGTCGCCCCAAAAATTATGGACGCAGGTGCGATTTTCCGCTGAAATGTGGCAGAGGCCGCCGGAGCTGCTTTTTGTTCCCGCCCACATTCTTCCAACGATTCGTCCGGAAAAAGTTGTGACAACTTGCCATGATGTCGCATTTCTCCGGTTGCCGCAAGTTTACGATTGGGCGGCTTTAAAATATCAGAAGTTAGCCGTGAAGTTTGCTATTCGCCACGCGACAAAAATTATTGCCGTTTCGGAATTTACAAAAAGTGAACTTGTAGAATTTTTTAAAATTTCTCCGGAGCGGATCGTAGTCGTGTCGAACGGTTACGACAGCGAACGGTATAAAATAATTGAGGATAGGGGAGAAGTGGAAAAAGTTTTAATAAAATATAATATTCGTGGCTCATACGTTTTATATACTGGCCGTTTGGAATTGAAAAAAAATATTCCAGGATTGATTGAGGCATTTAAAATTTTGAAAAAAAATTACAAACAGCCATTGAAATTAGTTTTGGTCGGCCAGCCGGGTTTTGGTTTTGAAAAAGTTACAAAAGCGATAATAGAAAATAATTTGTCCGATGAAATAATTATACCCGGCTGGGTGGGAAAAGACGATTTGCCATACTTAATGAACGGCGCGACAGCTTTTGTTTTTCCATCTCTTTACGAGGGTTTTGGCATTCCGGTTTTGGAAGCTATGGCTTGTGGTACGCCGGTTGTTGCTTCTGGAATTCCCGCGCTTCGCGAGGTAGCGGGCGAGGCGGCGTATTTGGTTGACCCGTATTCCGTAGAAAATATTGCCGAGGGGATGAATCGCGTTTTAACTGATGAACATTTACGAGAAGGTTTAAAAATCCGCGGGCTTCGGCGGGTAAAAGATTTTAGTTGGGAAAGGTGTGCGCGGGAAACGTGGAAAGTTTTAGAAAGTATAAAATAAAAAAAGAGAGGCCCGTCCGCAATTAGGATTTAGAGTCCTATTCGCAGGCAGACCTCAATGGGTGGGATAGAAGAGTCCCGAGAATCGAGACTCAGGCGGGAACGAACTAGTAGAGATCGTCGGCGGGATCCTCGAGCTGCCCGCCGGTGGCGAGCAGTCGGATGTGGTCATCATCGCTGGCCCAGGCGATCGCGCGGTCGCGGTCGCGGGTCTGGCGCCAGACACCGTCGGGGTCCCTCTCCAGGTCGGCGGGGTCGTCCTCGCCGTCCTCACCACGCAGATCGGGCGGAAGCAGTTCGCGCAGTTCCTCGGACAGTTCGCCGCGGTTCAAGTCGCACTCCGCGAAACGTCGGCAAGCCATTCTTCCCACTCCTCCTTCCCAACTCCGCTCGGATGAGCGAAGTGATGACCTCCTCCTGATAGCCATCCAGTTGCGTAGAAATTTTTTTCTAACCAACTGGATAATTATCAGGTTTATCCGCCGAAAAGGCGGGATTTTTAAAAAAAGTAGGGGCTTCAAGACTCGCGTCCATCCACCCCCTTGTCATCGCATTGCGCGATATCTTCCCGTTACGGGAAGGGCATTCGGCTTTCCTCCCTCTGCTTGATGCGGGTGTCTGCCGCTGAATGTGGTCCAGAACACCCTGGTAGTGGCCTTGGCGGCTGCCAGCAGCGATAGCGTAATTTCGCCATCACCGTGGTCAGCGCCTTGGCCGTTTGCAATGCCTCATCGCCGTGACAGAGCTTCCCCACGTTCGGTGCCTTTACTTTAACATATTTTAATAATTTTGTCAAGAGTTGTTGACAAAATATACAAAAAGCCCTAAGTTTATAGGGCTTTTCTTTATTCTTTATTTATGTTATGATAGGTGAATAATTAAATAAAAATTGTTAATATTTATGTTGGAAAAAGAATTACAAAAATTAGGCTTATCAGATAAAGAAGCCAAGGTTTATTTATCTTCAATGGAACTTGGCCCATCGCCGGTGCAAAGCATCTCGAGTAAAGCTGGCGTAAATCGTGCTACAACTTATGTGATGATTGAATCGCTAATCGGTCGCGGTTTGATGAGCTCTTTTGAAAAAGGAAAAAAGAGATTTTTTACGGCCGAGTCTCCAGATCAACTCCTCGCTATTCTTCACAAAGAGGAATTGGAGGCAAAAGAAAAAACGCGGCAATTTGAAGGAATTTTGCCGGAGTTAAAAATTCTTTTTTCTGCCGCAGAAGAAAAACCCCGTTTGAGATTTTTTGAGGGCATTGAAGGTCTTAAGGCTATTCAGGAGGATATATTGAAATCAAAATTTGAAAGTTTTGAAGAGGTCGTTGCTCTAGATGAATTTTATAAAATTTTTCCTCCTGATGATAAGGATCATAGAAAAAAGTTAGCCGTTAAGACAGAAAAGATGTTAGTGAGGATTATTTATACTGGAGCTAAAGGAAAAGTTTTAGCAGCAAAAGAAGGGTTGAAAGAAAGAAGATATATTCCACCGGAAAAATTTCCGTTTTCTACAGATATTGTGATTTATGGGACTAAAGTTGCAATCGGAGTTTGTAGAGGTAAAATTATAGGAGTAATTATTGAAAGTAAAGAGGTCAGTGAGGCTTTGCGCGCGATTTTTAATTTGGCCTGGGAGGGTGCAGAAAAATATCAAAAGTAAAATTAAATAAAAAAAGCCCGAGATTGGTGCGCTCTTTCGCTTTGTCGCGATGGCGTTGCCACCAAATTCCCGGGCTGTGCGCCGTGGGAAAATCAGCAGTTTGCATGGTCTCCCAAGCGCGAAGATCGTCAGGATCACGTTGTTGAGTTTGTTGAGCCGTTGCCGTTGAGCGTCGTCACCCACCTTCTCCGCAGTTCGCGGTTCGTCGCTTCTGCAACCACTTCTTGCCTGTGGATTTGCCACCCCAAAACATGATCGAACCTCCTTTCGGAGGACAATATCTGAAGCAGCAAGCCAAGACCCGAAGGCCTCAAAGCTAAGCCGCGCATTTCGGCAATTGTTGTTTGCCTCGCGGCAGTCGCTCGCTGACCTAGAAGAGTCAAGTACCCACTACAACAGAAAAGCCTCCAGTTCGCGGACGGGGAAGCCCCGTCACTTCTGCTTTTAATTTAACATAATCGCAGGGATTTGTCAAGTCAAATTGACAAATTATAAATAAGAGACAATGTTTTCTAATATTATCGGCCATAGAAATATCACAAGTTTTCTGGAAAAAAGCTTGAAAAATTGGGAAATTTCCCATGCGTATTTGTTTTATGGTCCGGCGCATTTAGGCAAAAAAACTGTGACTAGTTGTTTTGCTGAAAGCCTGCTCGGCCAGCCGATTTTAAATCATCCTGATGTTTATGAAGTTCGCCGCGAGCGCAAGGAAAAAGAAGAAAAATTAGCTAAAAATATTAGTATTGAGCAGGTTAGAGAATTTCAACAAAAATTATCTTTAACCTCCTTTTTAAATTCATATAAAATTGGTATTATAGAAGAGGCGGAAACCCTGAGCACTGAGGCGGCCAACAGTTTATTGAAGACCCTGGAAGAGCCGACGCCGAAAACCGTGATTATTCTTCTTTCCGCGACTATTTCTGCCTTGCCGGCGACGATTGTTTCCCGTTGCCAGACTTTGAAATTTTTGCCGGTCGCGAAAGAAAAAATTTATGATCAGCTTTTGAATCTTGGGGCAAGTCGTGATGAGGCAAGAGATTTGGCGGGAATTTCTTGGGGAAAACCAGGGCTTGCGTTTGATTTTTGGAAAGCTAAAAAAGAAGAGGGTAAGGATTCGGCCATGGCAGATTATGAAGAACAGGTGCAAAACATTTTGGATTTAATGAAGGCAGAAACAATGCGCGATAAAATGAAGATTTTTGACGAGGTTTTGGGAAAAGATTCGGGCACGGAAGATTTGTTTGGTTCGTTAAATCAGATTTTAGCTCTCTGGACTTCAGTTTTACGCGACGCGGTAATGCTTCGCCACGGATGTCCGGAACTCGTGGCTAACGCCAAATTTTCTGAAGAGATAAAAAAAGTTTCCAGCCGTTTTAGCGTAGATTTTTTTCCGCGGCTTTGTCGGGAAATCCGGCGCACGGGAAAATATTTTGGAGAAAATTTAAATCCGCGTTTGGTTTTAGAAAATTTATTATTATCATTTTAAAAATGTCATTGCGGGGAGTCCCGACTTTGCTCGGGCAACGCGGCAATCCCATTGCTTGAGATTGCTTCACTTCGTTCGCAATGACAATGTGATTATGAAAAAAATCTATTTTGTTTTTTTTCTTTTGGCTGGTTTGGTTTTGACAGGCGCGGGTTGCATAAGTTTTACCGGCGGTGACCAAAGCGGGACGGACGGCGGGATTTTTAAATCAGTTGATAAGGCGGAAAATTGGTTACAAAAAACGGCGGTGGCGGCAGTGAAGCCGGGAAGTTTGGCAAACGTGAATGTTGTGTCTTTGGTTTTTGATCCGCAAGATTCAAAAACAATGTATTTGGCCACAGCCGAGAATGGCCTTTTTTATACGATTGATGGCGCGGAATCATGGTTTATTGCCGGCTCGCTTTCCGGCGGTAGAATTAATGCCGTGGCGCCGGACGCGAAAGACAAATGCAACCTTTACGCCGCCGCGGGAAATAAAATTTTTAAAACAACAGATTGTACAAGAAGCTGGCAAAATATTTATGTTGATACCAGAGCAGACCAGGTTGTAACCGCGCTCGCGACAGATTCTTACACCCCGAACATAATTTATGCCGGGCTTTCAGGCGGCGATCTTTTGAAATCCACAGATTCCGGAGCGAGTTGGACTGTAATTAAACGTTTTGAAAATGAGGTCAAGAAAATTTTGGTGAATTTTTATGACACAAGAATAATTTATGTGGGCACCCAGGGGCGGGGA is part of the Patescibacteria group bacterium genome and harbors:
- a CDS encoding DUF4012 domain-containing protein, encoding MNFRGTNFLDIVRPARAERRRAILFIKILLYSFVAVVAVSLILVGIYFGTARKVYSLSDQGKQNLELASNEISALNLAKAGMYLAEAESNFSEAAGSFNKLKFLSKIPWVGNQYDAASGLLQSGIQTSSALRDLVGVAEEIISVMGDAEALVQGIPSISSETSFAEISPEKKRELLQKLFESPPRLQGAKAKIDLALLALDQINEDDVAGQILKILAPVREALLKVQGILVKAIPAAEILPKIAGYPEGKTYLFLLQNSDELRPTGGFIGTYGIVKVKDGNVEIFDTDNVYALDGAAASYLRITPPAPIIKYLRVNAWFLRDSNWSPDFPTAAAQAEWFYKAEGGREKKIDAVIAVTPTFIENILRQIGNIEMDGETFTPENLMDVLQYKVEKEYYEKGIPEIQRKDIVGDLGEKIFDRLTSLPSSRWSSLFKVADQALIEKHLLIWSEDQELQSIIVREGWSGKILETSGDYLSVIDANLAAYKTDGVMDKKINYSLSNDSSGNLRAKVEINYRNNGSFTWKTTRYRTYTRIYVPEGSVLIGGSGMLENDKIFNPSGRPGKIDVGEEAGKTYFGAFISIEPGKEGTLSFEYALPEKINDQVNQGLYKLLVQKQSGTIAHPLTLNLNFGKNIKQASPAEEQKNWGDAVYKLQTNLREDKTIEVGF
- a CDS encoding rod shape-determining protein → MLRKKIGIDLGTTNVLVHVPRRGIIINEPSVVALSVSDRKILAVGHEAKEMLGRTPETIVARRPLKDGVIADYKTTETMLRYFINKALGGMRLFRPEVMVAVPAGITSTEKRAVIDATITAGAKAAYVIKEPVVAAIGANIPIGSASGHMIIDIGGGTSEMAVISLGGIVSSASVRIGGNKLDMALAEFVRRKYGLAIGERTAEQIKIEIGSALYLEDKLRMEVRGRDMITGLPRTIIVTSDDVTDALGNELEGIIAAVKEVLYNTPPELSADVIDKGIVLSGGTALLRNLDQLISQATGIPTYVANDPLLCVAKGTGIALENLESYKKSILATK
- a CDS encoding glycosyltransferase family 1 protein, giving the protein MTIGIDASRANKIEKTGTEWYSYHLIQELKKITDQKDQFILYSREKLRSELGELPSNWQNRVLNWSPQKLWTQVRFSAEMWQRPPELLFVPAHILPTIRPEKVVTTCHDVAFLRLPQVYDWAALKYQKLAVKFAIRHATKIIAVSEFTKSELVEFFKISPERIVVVSNGYDSERYKIIEDRGEVEKVLIKYNIRGSYVLYTGRLELKKNIPGLIEAFKILKKNYKQPLKLVLVGQPGFGFEKVTKAIIENNLSDEIIIPGWVGKDDLPYLMNGATAFVFPSLYEGFGIPVLEAMACGTPVVASGIPALREVAGEAAYLVDPYSVENIAEGMNRVLTDEHLREGLKIRGLRRVKDFSWERCARETWKVLESIK
- a CDS encoding helix-turn-helix domain-containing protein, yielding MLEKELQKLGLSDKEAKVYLSSMELGPSPVQSISSKAGVNRATTYVMIESLIGRGLMSSFEKGKKRFFTAESPDQLLAILHKEELEAKEKTRQFEGILPELKILFSAAEEKPRLRFFEGIEGLKAIQEDILKSKFESFEEVVALDEFYKIFPPDDKDHRKKLAVKTEKMLVRIIYTGAKGKVLAAKEGLKERRYIPPEKFPFSTDIVIYGTKVAIGVCRGKIIGVIIESKEVSEALRAIFNLAWEGAEKYQK
- a CDS encoding YCF48-related protein, with the translated sequence MKKIYFVFFLLAGLVLTGAGCISFTGGDQSGTDGGIFKSVDKAENWLQKTAVAAVKPGSLANVNVVSLVFDPQDSKTMYLATAENGLFYTIDGAESWFIAGSLSGGRINAVAPDAKDKCNLYAAAGNKIFKTTDCTRSWQNIYVDTRADQVVTALATDSYTPNIIYAGLSGGDLLKSTDSGASWTVIKRFENEVKKILVNFYDTRIIYVGTQGRGVWKTTDGGANWTDLSEKLNEFDGARDFKNLILDFSKHDSLILASRYGLLRTADGGANWQAIQLLTPPGSVDIFSLAVNPQNGNEIYYGTSSTLYKTVDGGARWVTKKLPTTRAATYLLVDPGNGNIVYLGTTRFQK